The Nakaseomyces glabratus chromosome H, complete sequence genome segment TCCACTGAGTTATCTGAGGAAAcacaaaataaattcaatcAATTATGGAGTCAAAGCCAATAGGTACATCACCGGTATTCTTTATATTGGGAGTATCTCTTCTCCAAAAGTCCACATATAGAATCAAATCTAATTTACATAACTGCATCttaatatctttttattatacaTTAATAACAATTCCACAACTTACGATTcttatgaatatatatgaaagtatttttttattttgaactTCAAGTGAACATTTATTACCTCATGACTATGTCCTTGAACTCATTTAtccaacaaaatattgacACTACAATAGACTAATTGCCTCCATAAGTATAGGCAGCCTTACGCGTATTATTATTACCTTATTGAATATTGTCTTATAAAATCATACAAAACCGTTATATAACTCAATTAATAGGGGCATGTCATAAAATTTGTATCAAAATACCTGTATCGTTAAAATAATCTTCAGAAATTAATACTTAAATTCAAATTGAAGTCACTTGCATTACAAAATAATGCTGCTCAAACTTTAGCCCACCTGAGTTAATCTTTTTTGGTGTCTAAGTCTCCAGTACTAGCACCTGATTTTTGACTATTTACAATGTCTGCATTTGTATCTATAGATTTTTCTGCATCTGATTGACTTTTAGTTTTTTCAGTATCCTTCAATTCACCCTTTTCCTTGAGCTCTTTGATCTCTGCAGCAGTGAGGAACCGGCCACCTTCACCGCGCGGTCTTCTCAAAGCATGCTTGTGACGAGATTCATGTAAATATGGTTTCCTTTCTCTACATATTCGTAAAGATTCTTCTAATTTTGCTCTAGCATATCTCCTCTTCAGAATTCTATAATATTGCTTGGCATTAACATAATACGGTTGCTCTGAAGTACTCTCTTCTTTCGGCAGATTCGATTCTGGAATTTCAGTTGAAAACTTATTAGAGGGAttttcataattttttgGAACTGACTTACGAACATTATCATTAGTAGAGCTACGCTGTGGTCCATCAAACTTGTAGTTTTTCTCTTTTCCATTTATATGTGTGTTTTTATTATCAGGGACTCTAGTTGTTGAGTTTATTGGTGGTTCAGATTccattttgatatttccATTATTTGATTCATTATCCAAAGCTGTTCTGGGAATTGTTTGAACATATTGTTTGgttataatattttgtggTACTCCTGTATCTTCTTGTTGCTTTCCTTCAAGGTTATCAGAATCCACATTTTCTGAGACTCTTTTCAGTTCGTTGTAGAGATATAGCTCCTCGTTTGTAGGTGCCTGAGATTCGTTATCATCCGGATTTGAGGTGTACAAATCGGTAC includes the following:
- the HAP2 gene encoding transcription activator HAP2 (CAGL0H07843g~Ortholog(s) have RNA polymerase II core promoter proximal region sequence-specific DNA binding, transcriptional activator activity, RNA polymerase II core promoter proximal region sequence-specific binding activity); its protein translation is MSRREVIYSETMNLQNVHPPSSIVGGTSNASPAGTDLYTSNPDDNESQAPTNEELYLYNELKRVSENVDSDNLEGKQQEDTGVPQNIITKQYVQTIPRTALDNESNNGNIKMESEPPINSTTRVPDNKNTHINGKEKNYKFDGPQRSSTNDNVRKSVPKNYENPSNKFSTEIPESNLPKEESTSEQPYYVNAKQYYRILKRRYARAKLEESLRICRERKPYLHESRHKHALRRPRGEGGRFLTAAEIKELKEKGELKDTEKTKSQSDAEKSIDTNADIVNSQKSGASTGDLDTKKD